One region of Alosa alosa isolate M-15738 ecotype Scorff River chromosome 1, AALO_Geno_1.1, whole genome shotgun sequence genomic DNA includes:
- the LOC125297396 gene encoding RNA-binding protein with multiple splicing-like: MKMNNFALEKETDGNEFTASDEEVRTLFVSGLPLDIKPRELYLLFRPFKGYEGSLIKLTSKQPVGFVSFDSRSEAEAAKNALNGVRFDPEIPQTLRLEFAKANTKMAKNKLVGTPNPSMPQQSPGLQFINRDAYDVSVPILYPAAPEVWSPYTLYPSEVSPNLPTFSYPSAVHTQVRWIPPADSSQGWKVRQFC, encoded by the exons ATGAAAATGAATAACTTCGCTCTGGAGAAGGAGACCGATGGAAATGAATTTACAGCCAGCGATGAAGAG GTCAGGACATTGTTTGTCAGTGGGCTGCCCCTGGACATAAAACCCAGAGAGCTTTACCTACTCTTCAGGCCTTTTAAG GGTTACGAAGGGTCATTGATCAAGCTCACCTCTAAGCAG CCCGTGGGCTTTGTTAGTTTCGACAGCAGATCAGAAGCGGAGGCAGCGAAGAACGCACTGAAC GGGGTTCGGTTTGATCCGGAAATTCCCCAGACCCTAAGGCTGGAATTCGCCAAGGCCAACACAAAGATGGCCAAGAACAAACTAGTGGGAACACCCAACCCATCCATGCCCCAGCAGAGCCCCGGCCTCCAGTTCATCAACAGAGATGCAT aTGATGTGTCTGTTCCCATCCTCTACCCAGCTGCACCCGAGGTCTGGTCCCCCTACACACTCTACCCCTCTGAGGTTAGCCCAAATCTGCCAACGTTCAGCTACCCGTCTGCTGTGCACACACAG gtTCGCTGGATCCCTCCTGCCGACTCCTCACAGGGATGGAAGGTCAGGCAGTTCTGCTGA